The genomic DNA TGGCTGTACGGCTTGATTCATGCGCGCTTCATTCTGACACCAGCTGGCATCGAGGCCATGCGCATTAAGTTCGAGCACGGCGCCTTCGGGATCTGTCCGCGGGTCTACTGCCACGGTCAGCACGTGCTGCCAATAGGGTCCAGCTACACCTACGACGAGTCGCTCGTAAATATCTACTGTCCGAGATGCCAGGATATATTCGAGCCAGCGCAGGAAAATGCCGCGTTGGATGGCTGCATGTTTGGGCCAAGTTTTCCCCATATGTTTTTCATGCAGCTGCCCGAATTGCGCCCACAGCCGAGCCAAGAGAAATATGTGCCACGGTGAGTGTTTAGATTTGAGATCTGTCTGGCATTTGCCCAActgacactctctctctccttcttcgTTGCAGTCTCTACGGGTTTCAGCTGCACGAGAGCGCTTTGAAGCCACAACCGGACAAAGCGGACGCAGAGTCCTAGATTCGAGGCACAATACCAACTAAGTGTCCTTGGCATTAAATGTAACACAAAAGAACATCAAATGCACTGCGAAACAGTGCTCAATAGACTCCATCTCAATAGCTCCTTGGCTCTCTATTATTGTGGGCATGAATAACTTCTGCTTCGACTCCTTTTTCCGCTTTCAACTtgttgcctgctggctgcgcctttttgctgctggaTTGCGCAATCAAAATCCACTTGCGAGCGCCACGGACCTGCTAAGCCGATAATGGGCTTGCCGAGAGCGCTCCAGTAAGTCATTctcttattattatttactGCCGCACTGCCGCCTGTCGCTCTGCCGCTTTCAGGTCTGCCACTCGACTCGCGCCATGCCCCTCTCGAGTGGCGAGCCtttatctccctctctctctctctctggggagGCACTTACACTTTTCACACTTAATTTCATTAAGTAATTTCTCATTCCGTTGCTGGTATGTTTATTGAGTTTTCAACTGGCGAAGCGTATAATGAGCCAGAGCAATGAAGAGATTTTTGCTTAACATTACAATGGAAAATTCAGCCTTTTAGTTTTCCCTCCACTTTGCCTTGTCTGTGGGCTGTTCTCTTGCCGCCACCTGTAGATACTTTCAGCTTTTTGCTAATCAAAAGGCAAGACTGGAAACACAATGCGAATTCCTTCCGGCTGGTTGCACTTTCCAAGCCATCAAAGGCTTGAGTAATTGAAAATGCTCAAAGTCGGAGGCGGAACAttctattattatttgctGTACTCTGGGGATATCTACATTTGATTAGAAATATTTAGTTTACTTTTTGCAGCGAAAATGTAGCCCGCAAATTCCAACCATTCGATTGAACAACAACTCCACAAGCTCTGCACCTGGGCAGATTTGTTTTCCGAATGTTGTTTTTCGTTCGTGGAGTTTTCAgcgaaaaaatatatatttttgtgagCACAAAACCTTATCGTTGGGCAAACAATAAACGAAATGGGACAATATGTACCCACAGCCCTGTGCAATCTCAATTTTATTAGGGAAAAAACTACACAAACGTCGATGgagaacaaagaaaaagagatgAGATGTCCTTGTGCAGTGGGGAGTTAAGCCTTTATTTGGACAGCAtaaaaattgatatttttggtttgtttgttcacGGCACACAGCACTGAAGctggcaaaaataataatagtaattaATCTGCATAGATTGTACTCCGAAAATGGCACAATTGCCCCATGCTGTCCACTCATCTCTGAACTGAAGGGATTTGCCCTGCCCCAGCACTCTCATTACGAACATTTAATACACCAAATTGGTTAACTTTGCCAGCCGGGTCAAACTTTTCACAACTTCACAGAGCGGATGATGATAAAAAAAGGAGTCTCAGTTGCTATAATTTCAAGCTGAGCGCTCGACCGAGCCCCAAAAGACTGCCAAGTCCTAAACGCTTGCTGATTAAGCCGCCGGGAGTCGCCTGCTCGAGCCGCTTGGTGCCTGCCAACGACACAGAAGAAAGGAGCTTCGCCATAATTGTACTGATGAGATTGCCCGGAAATTAGCGTGCTGACTCGGCGGTGACCTCGCCTTACCAGTACTCTCACTCAAGCCTAAAGACTGCTTGGCAGACTTCAAATTAAGTTATGGCCGACTCTGCGGAACACCGGACATGTCTGCCCCCCCCGTTAATAAGctaaatgaaacaaaaaggGATGTCACTCTCAGCGCCAGTCACAAATTGATGAAGATGGAAGCGAATGGAGAGTTGGAGATGGCGATGGAGATGGCGGAGACGAAACCTAATAACTTTGGCCACGCATTAATTGGAATTTATGGAACATTTTGCCGGGCCACTCTACGGAGACATTGCCGCTGGCCAGGCCactcgcttttgcttttttccgcTGCTAAACAAAGCGCGTAATGTCTGCCAAGTGCCACTGGAAGAAGGGTTACGGTTAGGAGTTAGGGTTAGGAGATTGCTCCGTCTCAGTCCACCTCTAGACCAGCTCCCACTCAGttcagtggcagcaaaaaggcgaaaaacGTGGAGGAAACTCTTGCGCCAAGTTTAAGTGCTTTTAAAAAACCATTAATGtcatttcctttccttttgcccCTCACTGTTTGTGCTCTACcgtctgtcctgtcctgcctcgccctgtctgtctgtgtgtgcgtgggctGAGGGATCGGTGTCACCCTTTTTTATTCATTCTTTTGCTGCCCTCGCAAATGGACAAACATCAAAATACAACAAGCACGGGAAAACGTAAATTTTGGAAATGTTAAATGGGATGCGGAACTCGATTGAATGATATTTGAGTGGGTGTGGGCTTGGCCTTCCCTTTAAATCTCTCTAGCGATAGCCATGTGACTTTTTGTCACCAGATCCTTTCTGGTTCTTTGGCGCCTGTGGCTGGGGCAACGGTCCCGAGCCCCAGGTGCCCGTGGGGTTTGGTATATTTGCTGGACGATTTTGTCCAGTTGGTGCCTGAGTGTCGGCTTTGGGCATGCCAAGAGTGGCTCCACGTGGATCTGTGCCCGGAATGGTGCCTCGAACGGATCCACGGCGAGCCTTGACCGACACTGGAGGACGTGATTGAGGCAAAGATTCTCTACGTACTGCAGCACTTGTGGCATTGGCGGGCATTGCTGGGGCAGCAGGAACTGCTGGGTTGCAGCTCCACTTGCTGGAGAACTGGCAGCAACGTTTGTCGGCTTAGCCACAGATGGAACAGGTGTGGCCTCCAGCCGCAGCTCTGGCATGGGTGGCGGTGCAGCGAGTGTCGGCTGGCTGGGCGGCTTCGAGTGGCGACGAATGCCCTGCATGCGGCTGGGACAAGCGCCCAGCGGTGGCGACTCCTCGTAGCACACATGAGGGCCGTAGTCAAAGGAGTCTGTGCTGTCCACAGCGGGCATGCCGCGACGATGGAAACAGTTGATGGGACAGGAGGCGACACACGGCTGGAATGGCTTCTCCACGGAGGCCATTTTCTTGATCTTGATGGCGTTGCAGTAGATCTGATTGCGGGCATCCCGCTGGCCCTCGCGGCACAGCTGCGCCTGCTCGTACTTGCGGTAGGCAAGATCCGCCTTGGCATGGTACCCCGGCCAGCAGTAGTCCCGCAGCTGGCTGCGCTTCACGCGTCCTCGCTCCGGCTGCACCTCCAGATTGTTGGCCCGCGCATAGCGCTCGACGGCCGTGGCAATGGGGTAGAGGGGGCGGCCCACCTTGCGGGACTGCTCCATGACGGCGACGGCCTGCTCGTAGAACTTCTTGTCCTCCAGCAGGTGCGGATCGTCGTCGCAGGCGGTCAGACGCATCAGCTCCTGCTGACGCTGCTCCATGAACTCCTCCCGCTGGCGGTAGAGCGTGTCGCGCACCTCGGCCGTCACTCTGTCGCGCTTCCGCTGCTCGGAGATCTCAAAGTGCCGATTGGC from Drosophila subobscura isolate 14011-0131.10 chromosome E, UCBerk_Dsub_1.0, whole genome shotgun sequence includes the following:
- the LOC117890618 gene encoding suppressor-of-stellate-like protein is translated as MSFHSGNRIHAPPIGDDSWLGWFLSRAGNEFLCRVPLDYMEDPFNLNGLDKAVTNYAEALQDILDKNYCLRKWVGEDSGIESEWLYGLIHARFILTPAGIEAMRIKFEHGAFGICPRVYCHGQHVLPIGSSYTYDESLVNIYCPRCQDIFEPAQENAALDGCMFGPSFPHMFFMQLPELRPQPSQEKYVPRLYGFQLHESALKPQPDKADAES